A genome region from Candidatus Tanganyikabacteria bacterium includes the following:
- a CDS encoding bifunctional 4-hydroxy-2-oxoglutarate aldolase/2-dehydro-3-deoxy-phosphogluconate aldolase, with the protein MSRFADRAATLRFLAEAKVLGLVRTGDPDEAIALGRALLAGGIKAVEVSFTTPEAERVIETLVADGVGMIGAGTVLQPQQAMGALAAGARFLIAPSQPKHLVPYARDDGAVAIMGGLTPNEIVAAMEAGADFVKIFPVRAVGGAAYVRDLRGPFPDLPVLVSGGVDHTNYQDFLAAGAALVVMGSGFLPAALLQARDWTGIARYVRETLYEASSVSNR; encoded by the coding sequence ATGTCTCGCTTCGCCGACCGTGCCGCCACGCTCCGCTTCCTCGCAGAGGCCAAGGTTCTGGGCCTGGTGCGAACCGGCGATCCGGACGAGGCGATCGCCCTGGGCCGCGCGCTCCTGGCCGGCGGCATCAAGGCCGTCGAGGTGAGTTTCACGACTCCCGAGGCCGAACGGGTCATCGAGACCCTCGTGGCTGACGGCGTGGGCATGATCGGCGCGGGCACGGTCTTGCAGCCCCAGCAGGCCATGGGCGCCCTGGCGGCCGGGGCGCGCTTCCTGATCGCCCCCAGCCAGCCCAAACACCTGGTGCCCTACGCCCGGGACGACGGCGCCGTGGCGATCATGGGCGGCCTGACGCCCAACGAAATCGTGGCCGCCATGGAGGCGGGAGCCGATTTCGTGAAGATCTTCCCGGTGCGCGCGGTCGGCGGCGCGGCGTACGTACGCGACCTACGCGGGCCGTTTCCCGACCTCCCGGTGCTGGTCTCGGGCGGCGTGGATCATACCAACTACCAGGACTTCCTGGCGGCCGGCGCGGCCCTGGTCGTCATGGGTTCGGGCTTTCTGCCGGCCGCGTTGCTGCAGGCGCGGGACTGGACGGGTATCGCGCGCTACGTGCGCGAGACGCTCTACGAGGCCTCGTCGGTCAGCAACCGATAG
- a CDS encoding response regulator transcription factor: MARILVVEDEDHIANGLKFNLELDGHSVDLVGDGRNAYDIVTSGTRSYDLVVLDVMLPSLSGFDVCRGIRKQANYTPILILTAKSFEKDKVFGLQVGADDYMTKPFNLEELLARVGALLRRRDWDRRRPAGPSELRFRDVVIDFDRAETQIAGESVKLTAIELKVMRALAAAEGRVVSREELMEVAWNLSGPVNTRTVDNFIMRLRRLFEADPSNPRHILSVRGEGYRLLTDEAS; encoded by the coding sequence ATGGCTAGGATTCTCGTGGTCGAGGACGAAGACCACATCGCCAACGGGCTGAAGTTCAACCTCGAACTGGACGGGCACTCGGTCGACCTGGTCGGCGACGGCCGCAACGCCTACGACATCGTAACCAGCGGCACGCGCAGCTACGACCTGGTGGTGCTCGACGTGATGCTGCCGTCGCTGTCCGGGTTCGACGTCTGCCGGGGCATCCGCAAGCAGGCCAACTACACGCCCATCCTGATTCTCACGGCCAAGAGCTTCGAAAAGGACAAGGTCTTCGGGTTGCAGGTGGGCGCCGACGATTACATGACCAAGCCGTTCAACCTCGAGGAACTGCTCGCCCGGGTCGGCGCCCTCCTGCGGCGCCGCGACTGGGATCGGCGCAGGCCGGCCGGTCCGTCGGAGCTGCGCTTTCGCGACGTCGTCATCGATTTCGACCGGGCGGAGACGCAGATTGCCGGCGAGAGCGTCAAGCTCACGGCGATCGAACTCAAGGTCATGCGCGCGCTGGCGGCCGCCGAGGGACGCGTGGTATCGCGCGAAGAGCTCATGGAGGTGGCCTGGAACCTGTCGGGCCCGGTCAACACGCGCACCGTGGACAATTTCATCATGCGCCTGCGGCGGCTCTTCGAGGCGGACCCGTCCAATCCGCGCCACATCCTCTCGGTGCGCGGCGAGGGCTATCGGTTGCTGACCGACGAGGCCTCGTAG